Proteins encoded by one window of Xanthomonas sp. DAR 80977:
- a CDS encoding vWA domain-containing protein, whose protein sequence is MQPCPHRIALPSLILAALLASCSTTSSDDRGAARAQTAADAALPEADAPSEPLAAPAPPRMLAPPAPPAPPAQAAAPVAPSVAGNTGPDAYMRIAATATATATPVPPLDRERYEHPTDNPVHSAREQPLSTFSIDVDTGSYANVRRMLRDGQRPPADAVRAEEFINYFDYAHPAPHDRDTPFRVSTELAPAPWNPQRQLLMIGIKGYDVPRQALPPANLVFLIDTSGSMESADKLPLLKQAFAMLVPQLRAQDRVSIVVYAGAAGLVLPPTPGDRHAEILAALQRLQAGGSTNGGDGIRLAYATARRSFVAGGSNRVILATDGDFNVGTVDRAALETLVADQRRSGVALSTLGFGRGNYNDAMAERLADVGDGNHAYIDSAREAHKVLVQQMQATLLTIARDVKIQVEFNPAQVAEYRLIGYENRLLAREDFANDKVDAGEIGAGHSVTALYEITPVGNAPQRLPALRYAAPAQPAQTPLHAGELAQLRLRYKLPGQERSRLLQSTIAAASATAQPSADLRFAAAVAAYADLLRGGTHIDGWDWAQVARAARAATGADRSGERREFVDLLALGQRLVAPEEVAEAASTAEMAAAMAAEAAAVQVSTH, encoded by the coding sequence ATGCAGCCATGCCCGCACCGCATCGCCCTGCCGTCCCTGATCCTTGCCGCCCTGCTGGCAAGCTGCAGCACCACCTCCAGCGACGATCGCGGCGCCGCGCGCGCCCAGACCGCGGCCGACGCCGCCTTGCCCGAGGCCGACGCACCCAGCGAACCCCTGGCCGCGCCCGCGCCACCGCGGATGCTGGCCCCGCCAGCTCCACCCGCGCCGCCGGCGCAGGCCGCGGCGCCGGTCGCGCCGTCGGTCGCCGGCAATACCGGCCCCGACGCCTACATGCGCATCGCGGCGACCGCAACCGCGACCGCAACGCCCGTCCCGCCGCTGGATCGCGAGCGCTACGAACATCCGACCGACAACCCGGTGCACAGCGCGCGCGAGCAGCCGCTGTCCACCTTTTCGATCGACGTGGACACCGGCAGCTATGCCAACGTGCGGCGCATGCTGCGCGACGGCCAGCGCCCGCCCGCCGACGCGGTGCGCGCCGAGGAGTTCATCAACTACTTCGACTACGCGCACCCGGCGCCGCACGACCGCGACACGCCGTTCCGGGTATCCACCGAACTGGCGCCGGCGCCATGGAATCCGCAGCGGCAGCTGCTGATGATCGGCATCAAGGGCTACGACGTGCCGCGCCAGGCCTTGCCGCCGGCGAACCTGGTGTTCCTGATCGACACCTCCGGCTCGATGGAAAGCGCGGACAAGCTGCCCTTGCTCAAGCAGGCCTTCGCCATGCTGGTGCCGCAGCTGCGCGCGCAGGACCGGGTCTCGATCGTGGTCTACGCCGGCGCGGCCGGACTGGTGCTGCCGCCGACGCCCGGCGACCGCCATGCCGAGATCCTCGCCGCGCTGCAGCGGCTGCAGGCCGGCGGCAGCACCAACGGCGGCGACGGCATCCGCCTGGCCTATGCGACCGCGCGCAGGAGTTTCGTCGCCGGCGGCAGCAACCGGGTGATCCTGGCCACCGACGGCGATTTCAATGTCGGCACGGTCGACCGGGCCGCGCTGGAGACCCTGGTCGCCGACCAGCGCCGCAGCGGCGTGGCGCTGAGCACGCTCGGCTTCGGCCGCGGCAACTACAACGACGCGATGGCCGAACGCCTGGCCGACGTCGGCGACGGCAACCATGCCTACATCGATTCGGCGCGCGAGGCGCACAAGGTGCTGGTGCAGCAGATGCAGGCCACGCTGCTGACCATCGCCCGCGACGTCAAGATCCAGGTCGAGTTCAATCCGGCGCAGGTCGCCGAATACCGCCTGATCGGCTACGAGAACCGGCTGCTGGCGCGCGAGGATTTCGCCAACGACAAGGTCGATGCCGGCGAGATCGGCGCCGGCCACAGCGTCACCGCGCTGTACGAGATCACTCCGGTGGGCAACGCGCCGCAGCGCCTGCCGGCCTTGCGCTACGCCGCACCAGCGCAGCCGGCGCAGACGCCGCTGCACGCCGGCGAATTGGCGCAGTTGCGGCTGCGCTACAAGCTGCCGGGGCAGGAACGCAGCCGCCTGCTGCAGAGCACGATCGCGGCGGCGTCGGCGACGGCGCAACCCAGCGCTGACCTGCGCTTCGCCGCCGCGGTCGCCGCCTACGCCGACCTGCTGCGCGGCGGCACCCACATCGATGGCTGGGACTGGGCGCAGGTGGCCAGGGCGGCGCGTGCTGCCACTGGCGCGGACCGCAGTGGCGAGCGGCGAGAGTTCGTCGACCTGCTGGCGCTCGGGCAGCGCCTCGTTGCGCCCGAGGAAGTGGCGGAGGCGGCGTCAACCGCAGAGATGGCGGCGGCAATGGCGGCAGAAGCGGCTGCGGTGCAGGTATCCACGCACTGA
- a CDS encoding M48 family metallopeptidase gives MSNVFGRQGGEQGGGRRGPLGGVRWLVLLGFAVYAGFYWFSNRSEDPYTGQKVLIDGSLGVEDEKALGLQAYQEILAQERPVDPQSPVAQQVRAIAQRLIAKVDVVEDALAAEHGMQAKHYARGFDWDVNVIESEQANAFCLPGGKMAVYTGLLPVARNADAMAVVMGHEIAHALLRHGAQRMAQQKLTQIGQMAGAASGMDPQQQQMAMAAMGYGYLLPYARSHETQADEVGLMLAAAACFDPQEAVPLWERMSASSGGQAPPEFSSTHPNPGTRIQNLQALMPKALEYRQRFCESAKTAQR, from the coding sequence ATGAGCAACGTCTTCGGCCGCCAGGGCGGGGAGCAGGGCGGGGGCCGCCGCGGGCCGCTGGGCGGCGTGCGCTGGCTGGTGCTGCTGGGCTTCGCCGTCTACGCCGGCTTCTACTGGTTCTCCAACCGCAGCGAGGATCCGTACACCGGCCAGAAGGTGCTGATCGACGGGTCGCTCGGCGTCGAGGACGAGAAGGCGCTGGGCCTGCAGGCCTACCAGGAGATCCTGGCGCAGGAGCGCCCGGTCGATCCGCAATCGCCGGTGGCGCAGCAGGTGCGCGCGATCGCGCAGCGGCTGATCGCCAAGGTCGATGTGGTCGAGGACGCGCTGGCCGCCGAGCACGGCATGCAGGCCAAGCACTACGCGCGCGGTTTCGATTGGGACGTCAACGTGATCGAGTCCGAGCAGGCCAATGCGTTCTGCCTGCCCGGCGGCAAGATGGCGGTCTACACCGGCCTGCTGCCGGTGGCCAGGAACGCCGACGCGATGGCGGTGGTGATGGGCCACGAGATCGCGCATGCATTGCTGCGCCACGGCGCGCAGCGCATGGCGCAGCAGAAGCTGACCCAGATCGGGCAGATGGCAGGCGCGGCCAGCGGCATGGATCCGCAACAGCAGCAGATGGCGATGGCGGCGATGGGCTATGGCTACCTGCTGCCGTACGCGCGCAGCCACGAGACCCAGGCCGACGAGGTCGGGCTGATGCTGGCCGCGGCGGCCTGCTTCGATCCGCAGGAGGCGGTGCCGCTGTGGGAGCGGATGAGCGCCAGCAGCGGCGGCCAGGCGCCGCCGGAGTTCTCCTCCACCCACCCGAATCCGGGCACGCGGATCCAGAACCTGCAGGCGCTGATGCCCAAGGCGCTGGAGTACCGGCAGCGTTTCTGCGAATCGGCGAAGACCGCGCAGCGCTGA